From the genome of Trichocoleus desertorum ATA4-8-CV12:
TTTTAGCATCAGCTTCCAGAGAGCCGTCCATCATGACGCTGGTAAAACCATGACTCATGGCTGAGTAGCAAGTCGCAGGGCTATTGCCATGATCTTGGTGCATTGCGATAGGAATATCAGGATAGGTCTCTACCGCAGCCAAAATCAGGTGGCGTAGGAAAGCTTCTCCAGCATATTTACGAGCGCCACGAGAGGCTTGCAAAATCACAGGGCTATCGGTTTCATGGGCAGCCTGCATGATGGCTTGAATCTGCTCCATGTTGTTAACGTTGTAGGCGGGAATGCCGTAACCGTTTTCAGCCGCGTGATCCAACAACAGCCGCATGGGTACGAGCGCCATAGAGAGTCCTCCTAATTACTTCGTCGTTAGCTAGCTAGTTTTAGACGAGCTCAATTCTTACGTTAATCTTAAGATACTTTGTGCTTATAACATAGAGGAAGTATCTCAAGATTCACCTTGAACCCTTTTTACTAGGTCTATAAGATTTGTTTATCTTTCTTTTTATGGGTCGCCCGGGATTCGAACCCGGAACAAATCGGTTAAAAGCCGAGTACTCTACCGTTGAGTTAGCGACCCGTTCAGTTGCACTTGTCTCAGCGCCGTTTACAACAATAACACACCTTTTCTGGATTTAGAAAGATATTTGCTAGAAAAATCTAGAAATAATTCGAAGATTTTTAGATCGCTTACACAGCTTGAGATACAGCGCTTAGACTACAGCAGTTTGGCTGTGAGATGAACGGTTGTATCTAAGCTTGCACCGGATGCTAAATGGGTCAGGCGATCGCCCGTATTCAAAGCATTGCGTCCCGCTGTCCAGGGTTCCAAGCAATAAAACTCTTTCCCTTTCACTGTCCAAAAGACCACGGTGGAGTAAGGTGACTCGTAGCTAAGCGTCAAATGCACGCCCTGGCCGCGATCGCTGGCTGTGGCTGAGCGGTGCGAGAGTTCCCGGAACGCCACATCAATTTCATCGCGCTCAAAATCGAATTGGTTGCTGAACGACTCAACGGTCTGCGATCGCTGATCCAGCAATTCTGTGGCGGGAATATCGAACTGGAGCTGAGTTTTGTCGGAAGTAACAAAGTAAGGATGTAGCCCTACCGAGAAGGGCATGGGTTCATCAGAGCAATTCTCAAACCGCTGATGAATGACTAAAGTGTTTCCTTGGAGTTGATAAGTGAAGGCGACTTGAAACTGAAAGGGATACGCCGCCAATGTTTGCTCATTGCTCTCTAACACCAGAGTCAGGCTGGCTACGTCCTGCGTTTTCTGCTCCGTCACTTGCCAAGGTAAATCACGGGCAAAGCCATGCTGCTTCAGGTTGTAGGTTTGGCCGTTATGAGTGTAGGTGTTGTTAGGCAGATTGCCGCA
Proteins encoded in this window:
- a CDS encoding aldose epimerase; the protein is MFAIATEQRQYKTYLLSDQATNSHLEVVPERGGIVTSWRVQGQELLYLDTERFANPELTVRGGIPVLFPICGNLPNNTYTHNGQTYNLKQHGFARDLPWQVTEQKTQDVASLTLVLESNEQTLAAYPFQFQVAFTYQLQGNTLVIHQRFENCSDEPMPFSVGLHPYFVTSDKTQLQFDIPATELLDQRSQTVESFSNQFDFERDEIDVAFRELSHRSATASDRGQGVHLTLSYESPYSTVVFWTVKGKEFYCLEPWTAGRNALNTGDRLTHLASGASLDTTVHLTAKLL